The Sphaerospermopsis torques-reginae ITEP-024 genome has a window encoding:
- a CDS encoding TerB family tellurite resistance protein: protein MILSYVFVPKRYAKCCITGERLELLKIKTLINLMKVDGSIEPEEKEYLKTIITNANLTVEEIKEIKNLLSAQRIEVDYSLIAKYPDDALGLLIDLIALAKRDGDFHITEKMYIKQVGKLMGFSEVDIAEMMLAY from the coding sequence ATAATTCTGTCTTATGTTTTTGTACCTAAACGTTACGCAAAGTGCTGTATAACAGGAGAAAGACTAGAATTATTAAAGATTAAAACCCTGATTAATTTAATGAAAGTTGATGGTAGTATTGAACCTGAAGAGAAAGAATATCTCAAGACGATTATTACCAATGCTAATTTAACAGTGGAAGAAATTAAGGAAATTAAAAATTTATTATCTGCCCAGAGAATAGAAGTAGATTATTCATTAATAGCTAAATATCCCGATGATGCTTTAGGGTTATTAATTGATTTGATCGCTCTTGCCAAGCGTGATGGAGATTTTCACATAACGGAAAAAATGTACATTAAACAAGTGGGAAAATTAATGGGATTTTCTGAGGTAGATATTGCAGAAATGATGTTAGCTTATTAA
- a CDS encoding type II toxin-antitoxin system PemK/MazF family toxin, producing MTSWTTNRDIPKRGEIWLVNFDPTIGAEIKKVRPAVVISSDAVGKLPIKLIAPITDWKPYFSQDFWHVKIEPDTTNSLAKVSAIDALQLRGVDLQRFIRKLGNVSDVTMSEIAAAILGVIEWEF from the coding sequence GTGACATCGTGGACTACTAACCGTGACATACCTAAGCGGGGAGAAATTTGGTTGGTTAATTTTGATCCTACTATTGGTGCAGAAATTAAGAAAGTCCGTCCTGCTGTTGTCATTAGTTCTGATGCAGTAGGTAAACTTCCTATCAAACTTATTGCTCCTATTACAGACTGGAAACCATATTTCTCACAAGATTTCTGGCACGTAAAAATTGAACCTGACACTACAAATAGTTTAGCGAAAGTTTCAGCAATTGACGCTTTACAACTGAGGGGTGTAGATTTACAAAGATTCATTCGCAAATTGGGTAATGTGTCTGACGTTACAATGTCAGAAATTGCTGCTGCCATTCTTGGTGTAATTGAATGGGAGTTTTGA